A part of Crassostrea angulata isolate pt1a10 chromosome 5, ASM2561291v2, whole genome shotgun sequence genomic DNA contains:
- the LOC128183202 gene encoding multiple epidermal growth factor-like domains protein 10: MGCQPGYYGKFCNTTCPSGYYGLKCGSKCITECLDCHHVNGCLSDFEKTTESKSSVLEYRDISTVSQNYIQGTSVSLKYIFFGVGTAIAIVLLIVIINVIRKSTSAQKGKDQGPKDNDNKTTDVTVYYAQCKNNSFCENELYLSKRSGDCKTFDALHCKESHNQPVSSSSSNKPRHNDMILQRSYSLVKLSLDV; the protein is encoded by the exons ATGG GTTGTCAACCAGGCTATTATGGCAAATTTTGCAACACTACCTGTCCTTCAGGATATTATGGTCTTAAATGTGGCAGCAAATGTATTACAGAATGTTTAGACTGTCATCATGTCAATGGCTGCTTAAGTGACTTCGAAAAAACAACAGAATCAAAGAGTTcag TGCTTGAATACAGAGACATATCCACTGTTTCTCAAAATTATATTCAGGGAACTAGTGTCAGCTTGAAGTATATTTTCTTTGGTGTAGGCACTGCGATTGCCATTGTGCTACTCATAGTCATCATAAACGTGATCAGAAAGTCAACATCTGCACAAAAAGGAAAAGACCAGGGGCCGAAAGATAATGATAATAAGACAACTGATGTTACAGTTTACTATGCACAATGCAAAAACAATTCATTCTGTGAAAATGAACTATACTTGAGTAAAAGAAGCGGTGACTGCAAAACGTTTGATGCCCTACACTGTAAAGAATCACATAACCAACCTGTTTCTTCTTCATCTAGCAATAAACCAAGACACAATGATATGATATTACAAAGAAGCTACTCATTAGTAAAATTATCTCTGGATGTTTAA